A single window of Caldimicrobium thiodismutans DNA harbors:
- a CDS encoding zinc ribbon domain-containing protein: MQEDIARLIELQKIDLEILKLEKAIAETPQSLIKARKNSEILNQKLSLLKQDIEEKEKQKSLFEEELQEEQKRLKQTQARLTQIRGSRDYQVLLREIEEMKRTIRQKEEELLKLMEELENLHKDREKLEEEAQSLKSLLEEETQKFDKYCEEINIQKQSLLEKRAQISAKISSGILKKYDLIRQRKGGIGISAVENGVCEGCFMAIPPQLFNELQKDNRYYECPHCKRLIYYKRIYHPEEKEALPQEK; this comes from the coding sequence ATGCAGGAAGACATCGCCCGATTAATTGAGCTTCAAAAGATAGACCTTGAGATCTTAAAGCTGGAAAAGGCTATAGCAGAAACTCCCCAGAGTTTAATTAAAGCAAGGAAAAATAGCGAGATCCTAAATCAAAAACTTTCCCTTTTAAAGCAAGATATTGAAGAAAAAGAAAAACAGAAAAGCCTTTTTGAAGAGGAACTTCAGGAGGAACAGAAAAGACTCAAGCAGACCCAAGCAAGACTCACCCAGATTCGTGGATCTCGTGACTATCAGGTTCTTTTGAGAGAAATAGAGGAGATGAAGAGAACCATCAGGCAAAAGGAAGAGGAGCTCTTAAAACTTATGGAGGAATTAGAAAATTTACATAAGGATCGGGAAAAGCTTGAGGAAGAGGCTCAGAGTCTTAAGTCCTTACTGGAAGAGGAAACCCAAAAATTTGATAAATATTGTGAAGAAATTAATATTCAAAAACAGAGCCTTCTTGAAAAAAGGGCCCAGATATCTGCAAAGATTTCCTCAGGTATCCTCAAAAAATATGATCTCATTCGCCAGAGAAAAGGAGGCATTGGCATTTCAGCAGTTGAGAATGGGGTTTGTGAAGGGTGCTTTATGGCTATTCCTCCTCAACTCTTTAACGAACTTCAAAAGGATAACCGTTACTACGAGTGCCCCCACTGTAAAAGACTTATTTACTATAAGAGGATTTATCATCCAGAGGAAAAAGAGGCTCTTCCTCAAGAGAAATAA
- a CDS encoding L-threonylcarbamoyladenylate synthase, whose product MYFKLSEDLVKSKEQLEQIARLLSQDKVGAIPTETFYGLACNPFSEKALKRLFELKKREPDKPILLLLGCLEDLALVVSKIPGKAMKLIKAFWPGPLTLVLPAKRELPKLLTGGLKTIGVRLSSCEITRKIALAFGKPVTGTSANLSGRPPCQTIEEVMQEFPEIDFVVNGGPAPGKIPSTVVEIQEKEIKLIREGVIPFEEILKIAGGKLS is encoded by the coding sequence ATGTATTTTAAGCTTTCAGAGGATTTAGTAAAATCTAAGGAACAACTTGAACAGATTGCAAGACTTCTTTCTCAGGATAAGGTAGGAGCTATCCCCACAGAGACCTTTTATGGTTTGGCCTGTAATCCCTTCAGTGAAAAGGCTTTAAAAAGGCTTTTTGAATTAAAAAAGAGAGAACCAGATAAACCCATTCTACTCCTTTTGGGTTGTCTTGAGGATTTAGCCCTTGTAGTTTCTAAAATTCCCGGGAAAGCCATGAAACTTATTAAAGCTTTTTGGCCAGGGCCTTTGACCTTAGTTCTTCCTGCTAAAAGGGAATTGCCCAAACTTCTAACCGGAGGGCTAAAAACCATTGGGGTTAGGCTTTCATCCTGTGAAATAACCAGAAAGATTGCCCTTGCCTTTGGAAAACCTGTTACAGGGACAAGTGCCAATCTTTCCGGGAGACCACCCTGCCAAACCATAGAAGAGGTCATGCAGGAGTTCCCAGAAATAGACTTTGTAGTAAATGGAGGGCCAGCCCCTGGAAAAATACCTTCAACCGTTGTAGAAATTCAGGAAAAAGAGATTAAATTAATCCGAGAAGGGGTAATACCCTTTGAAGAAATTCTCAAAATTGCGGGAGGGAAGCTATCTTGA
- a CDS encoding ATP-binding protein, which yields MKIAFCGKGGVGKSSISALLSLAFLEEGYRVLAIDADPSPHLARLLEIPQEIVPLAEMTELLAERAQKSGPYYTLNPKIDDLPEKFAVTKNGLRLMVLGAIRTAGGGCACPEQTVLKRLLTYLILSSREIVIVDMEAGVEHFGRATVAPMDVILVITQPLRGSLETTKQILKMAEELNLKKVFVVGNRVKDPSQEEFLRKEFGGLYLLSLSPDDELESREFEGKGLWDYRGKLFTQVKELKRRLQELIGETS from the coding sequence TTGAAAATAGCTTTTTGTGGAAAGGGTGGCGTTGGTAAAAGTTCAATATCAGCCCTTCTTTCTTTAGCTTTTCTGGAAGAGGGTTATCGGGTGCTGGCTATTGATGCGGATCCAAGTCCCCATCTGGCACGCCTTCTTGAGATTCCTCAAGAGATCGTTCCCCTGGCTGAGATGACAGAGCTTCTTGCGGAAAGGGCTCAAAAATCAGGTCCATACTACACTCTCAATCCCAAAATTGATGATTTGCCGGAAAAATTTGCCGTTACCAAAAATGGGCTTCGTCTTATGGTGCTTGGTGCTATAAGGACTGCTGGAGGAGGTTGTGCCTGCCCAGAGCAAACTGTTTTGAAACGGCTTCTTACTTATCTTATTCTCTCCTCCCGAGAGATAGTTATTGTTGATATGGAAGCTGGAGTAGAACACTTTGGAAGGGCAACTGTAGCTCCCATGGATGTTATCTTAGTTATCACCCAGCCCCTGCGGGGCAGTCTTGAAACCACCAAACAGATCCTGAAAATGGCAGAAGAACTTAATCTTAAAAAAGTCTTTGTCGTGGGAAATCGGGTAAAAGATCCCTCTCAAGAGGAGTTTCTGAGAAAAGAATTTGGTGGTCTTTATCTTTTGTCCCTCTCTCCAGATGATGAACTTGAAAGCCGGGAATTTGAAGGAAAAGGTCTCTGGGATTACCGAGGAAAACTCTTTACCCAGGTTAAAGAATTAAAAAGGAGACTTCAGGAGTTAATTGGTGAAACTTCCTGA
- the folE2 gene encoding GTP cyclohydrolase FolE2, which yields MVKLPDIQSSPPEEQIPIDKVGIKNLRYPIRVLDRAKGLQATVGEFNLYVDLPSHFKGTHMSRFIEVLNEFKDEIHVRNIEEILRKLKKRLNAKSAHLEVYFPYFLEKKSPVTEISSLMEYQAFMLASLTARKIDLVLGVKVPVMTLCPCSKSVSEYGAHNQRGIITVAVRSKKFIWLEELIEMAESSASSPVYPLLKRPDEKYVTERAYENPKFVEDVVRGLAFKLLENKEIFWFTVEAENMESIHGHNAYACIRYPFENYSSESSISK from the coding sequence TTGGTGAAACTTCCTGATATACAGAGTAGTCCTCCCGAAGAACAGATCCCTATTGATAAGGTAGGGATTAAAAATCTCCGCTATCCCATTAGGGTTCTGGATAGAGCTAAAGGACTTCAGGCAACGGTTGGAGAATTTAATCTCTATGTAGATCTTCCATCTCATTTTAAAGGGACTCACATGAGTAGATTTATTGAGGTCTTAAACGAATTTAAGGATGAGATTCATGTAAGAAATATTGAAGAGATCCTGAGAAAACTTAAGAAAAGACTCAATGCCAAATCAGCCCATTTGGAGGTCTATTTTCCCTATTTTCTGGAAAAAAAATCCCCTGTAACAGAGATCTCCTCCCTTATGGAGTATCAGGCCTTTATGCTTGCAAGCCTAACCGCCAGAAAGATTGATCTTGTTCTTGGAGTAAAGGTTCCAGTAATGACCTTATGTCCTTGTTCAAAGAGTGTGAGTGAATACGGAGCCCATAATCAGAGAGGAATCATAACAGTAGCTGTGCGTTCCAAAAAATTTATCTGGCTTGAAGAGCTAATTGAGATGGCTGAAAGTAGCGCCTCCTCACCAGTTTATCCCCTTCTCAAAAGACCTGATGAAAAATATGTAACTGAAAGGGCTTATGAAAATCCTAAGTTTGTAGAGGATGTGGTAAGAGGCCTTGCCTTTAAACTTTTAGAGAATAAAGAGATTTTTTGGTTTACTGTTGAAGCTGAAAATATGGAATCCATTCACGGACATAATGCCTATGCCTGTATCCGCTATCCCTTTGAGAATTATTCCTCAGAAAGTTCAATTTCTAAGTAA